In Prosthecochloris sp. GSB1, the following proteins share a genomic window:
- a CDS encoding SDR family NAD(P)-dependent oxidoreductase, translating into MKRVIIIGATSGIGRALAALYAVEGWTVGLCGRRTSLLEELRDTLGPSVRVQPMDVADTEAARQRFLDLAAALGGVDHVIISAGTGYLDPAFPWEKERDTLMTNVAGFAVIAHAAFDLFRRQGFGHLAGISSVAAVRGGPAPVYNASKAFVSSYLQGLRCRAVSEGLPITVTDILPGFVDTAMAKGDGLFWVAPREKAARQIFNALEKRKPVVYVTRRWRMVALLLRLLPEPLYRALVCKKRENGAEAHGR; encoded by the coding sequence ATGAAACGGGTTATCATCATCGGGGCTACCAGCGGTATCGGTCGGGCGCTCGCCGCGCTCTATGCCGTGGAAGGATGGACGGTCGGACTTTGCGGCCGGAGAACCTCGCTGCTCGAAGAGCTGCGCGATACCCTCGGCCCTTCCGTTCGGGTACAGCCGATGGACGTCGCCGATACGGAGGCGGCCCGGCAACGCTTCCTCGATCTCGCAGCCGCTCTTGGCGGCGTGGATCACGTGATTATTTCTGCAGGCACGGGCTATCTGGACCCGGCCTTTCCTTGGGAAAAAGAACGGGATACGCTCATGACGAACGTCGCCGGTTTCGCGGTTATCGCCCATGCCGCTTTCGATCTGTTTCGTCGTCAGGGCTTCGGGCATCTTGCCGGCATTTCATCGGTCGCCGCCGTGAGAGGCGGGCCCGCACCGGTCTACAACGCTTCGAAAGCGTTCGTTTCCAGCTATCTGCAGGGGCTTCGTTGCCGAGCCGTCTCGGAGGGTTTGCCGATCACCGTGACGGATATTCTGCCAGGCTTCGTCGATACGGCGATGGCCAAGGGAGACGGTCTTTTCTGGGTTGCACCTCGGGAAAAAGCAGCCCGGCAGATCTTCAATGCACTGGAAAAGAGGAAACCTGTCGTGTACGTGACGCGGCGCTGGCGGATGGTCGCACTGCTGTTGCGTCTGCTGCCCGAACCGCTGTACAGGGCGCTCGTCTGCAAAAAGCGTGAAAACGGAGCGGAAGCGCATGGCCGATAA
- a CDS encoding antitoxin MazE family protein, with amino-acid sequence MGGVLERVHKHRERLRREGMRPIQIWVPDTRRPGFAEECKRQSRLVQHDPQEKELLRFLDEASDREGWDV; translated from the coding sequence ATGGGCGGTGTTCTTGAACGGGTGCACAAGCACAGGGAGCGGTTACGCAGGGAGGGAATGCGTCCGATACAGATATGGGTGCCCGATACCCGACGCCCCGGTTTTGCGGAGGAGTGCAAGCGGCAGTCCCGCCTGGTTCAGCACGATCCTCAGGAAAAGGAACTTCTCCGGTTTCTCGACGAGGCTTCGGATCGTGAGGGCTGGGATGTATGA
- a CDS encoding type II toxin-antitoxin system PemK/MazF family toxin, with translation MTRGDLVTIALQGDYGKPRPAVVIQSDFFSGHPSVTILPVTSELRQAPLFRIAVDPAAGNNLKKRSQVMVDKVQTVSREKVGPAFGKLDDATMLAVNRALAVWLGFA, from the coding sequence ATGACGAGAGGCGATCTGGTTACCATAGCCCTGCAGGGCGATTACGGCAAGCCCCGGCCCGCCGTAGTCATTCAGTCGGATTTTTTTTCCGGGCATCCATCGGTGACCATCCTGCCGGTAACGAGCGAGTTGCGCCAGGCGCCTTTGTTCAGGATTGCTGTCGATCCGGCAGCCGGTAACAACCTGAAAAAAAGATCGCAAGTCATGGTGGACAAGGTGCAGACCGTCTCACGGGAAAAGGTCGGCCCGGCTTTCGGAAAACTCGATGACGCCACGATGCTCGCCGTCAACCGGGCGCTCGCCGTGTGGTTGGGATTCGCGTGA
- a CDS encoding PHP domain-containing protein has protein sequence MQQWLYCDFHIHTRWSDGKYSLDDVVALYGETGFDVIAITDHVLDSESIRRSGKPVSELLVMDGDDFGAYQEALWNAARKAWENYGMLLIPGVELTNNTDRYHILALDIKEYISPDLSVEEIVACVRRQQGISVACHPYIRNHSGDDPSFYLWENHERLATRFDAWEVANRDDLFNVVGLKKFNYIASSDFHEERHLHSWKTLLQCEKNVESVKEAIRRNDRVSLFLYRGGKIK, from the coding sequence ATGCAACAGTGGTTGTACTGCGATTTTCATATCCACACGAGGTGGAGCGACGGGAAGTACTCGCTCGATGACGTGGTCGCGCTCTACGGAGAGACCGGGTTCGACGTGATCGCGATTACCGACCATGTGCTCGACAGCGAAAGTATCCGGAGATCGGGCAAACCGGTTTCGGAGCTTCTGGTGATGGACGGCGATGACTTCGGAGCCTATCAGGAAGCGCTGTGGAACGCGGCGAGGAAAGCCTGGGAGAACTACGGGATGCTGCTGATTCCGGGCGTGGAGCTGACCAACAACACGGACCGTTACCACATTCTCGCTCTCGATATCAAGGAGTATATCTCCCCCGACCTTTCCGTCGAGGAGATTGTCGCCTGCGTCAGGAGGCAGCAGGGTATCTCCGTGGCCTGCCATCCGTACATCAGGAACCACTCGGGCGACGATCCGTCCTTCTACCTCTGGGAAAACCACGAACGGCTCGCAACCCGGTTCGACGCGTGGGAGGTCGCCAACCGGGACGACCTGTTCAATGTTGTCGGGTTGAAAAAGTTCAATTACATCGCCAGTTCCGATTTCCACGAGGAACGGCACCTGCATTCATGGAAGACGCTCCTGCAGTGCGAAAAAAACGTCGAATCGGTCAAGGAGGCCATCCGCAGGAACGACCGGGTGTCGCTGTTTCTCTATCGGGGTGGAAAGATAAAATAG
- a CDS encoding CheR family methyltransferase — MDRSDLFDYSDGSRFAGKSAEQVFTEIEKANIWKADESVSGIGSTLLQTKTIIDEFPKIIKSLKITSIFDVPCGDFNWFQRIDLSDIVYLGGDIVHSIISGNNQKHGRNNISFVHFNLLEDVQRPMDLVFCRDCLVHFSISDIHKALINILRSGSRFFMTTTFPEEETNKDIITGGWRPVNFQKAPFNFPEPKIVLNENCTEMDGVFRDKSLGLWDVKELAQLSIEV, encoded by the coding sequence ATGGATCGTTCAGACCTGTTTGACTACTCGGACGGAAGCAGGTTTGCGGGAAAATCTGCTGAACAAGTATTTACAGAAATTGAGAAGGCAAATATTTGGAAAGCCGACGAGTCAGTCTCAGGCATCGGCTCAACATTGCTGCAAACAAAAACAATAATTGATGAATTCCCTAAAATCATCAAAAGCCTGAAGATAACCTCCATCTTTGATGTCCCTTGCGGTGACTTTAACTGGTTTCAGAGAATTGATCTTTCAGATATCGTCTATTTGGGAGGAGATATTGTCCATTCGATCATCTCCGGCAACAATCAGAAGCATGGGCGCAACAACATATCTTTTGTCCATTTCAACCTCCTTGAAGATGTTCAAAGACCTATGGATTTGGTTTTCTGCCGCGACTGTTTGGTACACTTTTCGATATCCGATATTCACAAAGCGCTAATCAATATTCTTCGAAGCGGCTCCAGGTTCTTTATGACAACAACATTTCCCGAAGAAGAAACAAACAAGGACATTATTACAGGCGGCTGGCGTCCAGTGAATTTTCAGAAGGCGCCATTCAATTTTCCGGAGCCCAAGATAGTTCTTAACGAAAATTGCACAGAAATGGATGGTGTTTTTCGAGACAAGTCACTGGGGCTATGGGACGTGAAAGAGCTCGCGCAATTGAGCATAGAGGTTTAA
- the katG gene encoding catalase/peroxidase HPI, protein MNEQSKCPVTGKSGKQTAGSGTSNRDWWPNQLNLDMLHQHSSLSNPLDEAFDYAEAFETLDLAAVKRDLHSLMTDSQEWWPADYGHYGGLFIRMAWHSAGTYRTGDGRGGGGTGNQRFAPLNSWPDNANLDKARRLLWPIKQKYGRKLSWADLMILAGNCALESMGFRTFGFGGGRVDIWEPEEDIYWGKEVEWLGDNRYSGERDLENPLAAVQMGLIYVNPEGPDGKPDPVAAGKDIRETFARMAMNDEETVALVAGGHTFGKCHGVGDPNLLGPEPEAAPIEEQGLGWKSGYGSGKGDETMTSGLEGAWTPDPIHWDMGYLGMLFRYEWELTKSPAGAWQWKPKDVAEADLAPAAHDPSKRVPTMMTTADLAMRMDPIYGPIAKRYYEHPDQFADAFARAWFKLTHRDMGPKSRYLGAEVPDEDLIWQDPVPAVDHELIGEGEIAELKKRLIASGLSIPELVSTAWASASTFRGSDNRGGANGARIRLAPQKDWKVNQPEQLQRVLRKLEEIRGVFNGEQSGGKKVSLADLIVLGGCAGVEEAARLGGNGVTVPFTPGRTDALQELTDADSFSVLEPLADGFRNYMKKKYSVSAEEMLVDRAQLLTLTAPEMTVLVGGLRVLNANFEQSQHGVFTKRPETLTNDFFVNLLDMGTEWKPLSKEHETFEGRDRKTGEPRWTATRIDLIFGSNSRLRAISEVYGSDDAQEKFVHDFVAAWNKVMNLDRFDVG, encoded by the coding sequence ATGAATGAACAGAGTAAATGCCCGGTTACGGGTAAATCAGGCAAACAGACAGCCGGAAGCGGCACATCGAATCGGGACTGGTGGCCCAACCAACTCAATCTCGACATGCTTCACCAGCACTCTTCACTGAGCAACCCGCTCGATGAAGCGTTCGACTATGCCGAAGCGTTCGAAACTCTTGACCTTGCCGCCGTCAAACGAGACCTCCATTCGCTGATGACCGATTCGCAGGAGTGGTGGCCGGCCGACTACGGCCATTACGGCGGGCTATTTATCCGCATGGCGTGGCACAGCGCCGGCACCTATCGGACCGGCGACGGCCGAGGCGGAGGAGGCACCGGCAATCAGCGCTTCGCGCCGCTCAACAGTTGGCCCGACAACGCTAACCTCGACAAGGCGCGTCGGCTGCTCTGGCCGATCAAGCAAAAGTACGGACGGAAACTCTCCTGGGCCGACCTCATGATCCTAGCGGGCAACTGCGCGCTGGAGTCGATGGGATTCAGGACTTTCGGCTTCGGCGGCGGACGCGTGGACATCTGGGAACCGGAAGAGGATATTTACTGGGGCAAAGAGGTTGAATGGCTCGGCGACAACCGCTACAGCGGGGAACGCGACCTTGAAAACCCCCTGGCCGCCGTGCAGATGGGACTGATCTACGTCAATCCCGAAGGGCCGGACGGCAAGCCGGACCCGGTCGCGGCAGGCAAGGACATCCGCGAAACCTTCGCTCGCATGGCCATGAACGACGAAGAAACCGTCGCGCTCGTGGCAGGCGGGCACACCTTCGGCAAGTGCCACGGCGTCGGCGACCCGAACCTGCTGGGCCCCGAGCCGGAAGCCGCCCCCATCGAGGAACAGGGGCTCGGATGGAAAAGCGGCTACGGCAGCGGCAAGGGTGACGAGACCATGACCAGCGGGCTGGAAGGGGCATGGACGCCCGACCCGATCCACTGGGACATGGGTTATCTCGGCATGCTTTTCAGATACGAGTGGGAGCTGACGAAAAGCCCGGCCGGCGCCTGGCAGTGGAAGCCGAAGGATGTGGCCGAGGCGGATCTCGCCCCTGCGGCCCACGACCCGTCAAAACGGGTGCCGACCATGATGACCACCGCCGACCTTGCGATGCGCATGGACCCTATCTACGGGCCGATCGCAAAGCGCTACTACGAACATCCCGACCAGTTCGCCGACGCGTTCGCCCGGGCGTGGTTCAAGCTGACCCATCGCGACATGGGCCCTAAATCGCGCTATCTCGGCGCGGAGGTGCCGGACGAGGATCTTATCTGGCAAGACCCGGTTCCCGCTGTCGATCATGAGCTGATAGGCGAAGGGGAGATCGCCGAACTCAAGAAAAGGCTCATTGCCTCCGGACTCTCGATCCCTGAACTTGTCTCGACGGCCTGGGCTTCGGCTTCGACGTTCCGAGGCTCGGACAACCGCGGCGGAGCCAACGGCGCGCGCATCCGACTCGCCCCGCAGAAAGACTGGAAAGTCAATCAGCCCGAACAACTGCAACGGGTGCTGCGGAAACTCGAGGAAATCCGTGGTGTCTTCAACGGAGAACAGTCTGGCGGCAAAAAAGTTTCGCTCGCCGACTTGATCGTGCTGGGAGGGTGCGCTGGCGTCGAAGAAGCTGCCAGACTTGGCGGTAACGGCGTGACCGTTCCCTTCACACCGGGCCGCACCGACGCCTTGCAGGAGCTGACCGACGCGGACTCATTCTCCGTACTCGAACCGCTCGCCGACGGATTCCGCAATTACATGAAAAAGAAATACAGCGTATCCGCGGAGGAAATGCTCGTCGACCGCGCTCAGTTGCTGACGCTCACGGCACCGGAGATGACGGTTCTCGTCGGCGGCCTGCGGGTACTGAACGCCAATTTCGAACAATCACAGCATGGCGTCTTCACCAAACGGCCGGAAACGCTCACCAACGACTTCTTCGTGAACCTGCTCGACATGGGCACGGAGTGGAAACCGCTCTCGAAAGAGCATGAGACGTTCGAGGGCCGTGACCGCAAAACCGGTGAACCAAGGTGGACCGCCACCCGCATCGACCTCATCTTCGGCTCGAACTCACGGCTCCGGGCCATTTCGGAAGTCTACGGAAGCGACGACGCACAGGAGAAGTTCGTGCACGATTTCGTCGCCGCATGGAACAAGGTCATGAACCTCGACCGCTTTGACGTCGGATGA
- a CDS encoding Fur family transcriptional regulator → MKQNLSAKQYRNSRQRERILEVLRSTECHPTATWLYDKLKPEFPKLSLGTVYRNLAILIEQGLARKIDTGSTFDRFEAKTEPHYHLICRTCGKIVDFEAYLFPEIDEQVQRSTDFDIAGHRIDFFGTCPECKKKY, encoded by the coding sequence GTGAAGCAGAATCTTTCGGCAAAACAGTATCGAAACAGCCGGCAAAGGGAACGTATTCTGGAAGTTCTCCGCTCTACAGAATGCCACCCTACAGCCACGTGGCTGTACGATAAGCTCAAGCCGGAATTCCCCAAACTAAGCCTTGGCACTGTTTATAGAAATCTTGCGATTCTTATCGAACAGGGCCTTGCGCGAAAGATAGATACCGGCAGCACCTTCGACCGGTTCGAGGCCAAAACCGAACCGCATTACCACCTGATCTGCCGAACGTGCGGCAAGATCGTTGATTTCGAGGCATATCTGTTTCCAGAAATCGACGAGCAAGTCCAGCGTTCGACAGATTTCGATATTGCAGGACATCGGATAGATTTTTTCGGAACCTGCCCGGAATGCAAGAAAAAATACTGA
- a CDS encoding ABC transporter permease, which produces MKRNTARNIWHLGIKELRSLWSDKIMLGLILFMFTVGIYVAAGAQSRELHNAPIAFVDNDRSPLSERIIDAFYPPHFKHPEHISQQEIDPGMDEGLYTFVLVIPPEFQHDVIAGKLPELQVNVDATRMTQAFIGSSYIGNIVNGEVLEFVRGYRTSTSPPIDLAVKVRFNPNLNGIWFGSVMEIMTNITILSIILTGAALIRERERGTIEHLLVMPLTPLEIMGAKVWANGIVVLASAMLSLFLVVKGLFQVPVAGSITLFMIGAMLHLFSTTSIGIFLGTIARSMPQFGLLIILVILPMQLLSGGVTPRESMPEIVQNIMLISPTTHFVNFSKAIMYRGAGISVVWKQFAVISLIGTVFFLIALTRFRKTVAQTQL; this is translated from the coding sequence ATGAAAAGAAACACGGCAAGAAACATCTGGCACTTGGGCATCAAGGAACTGAGAAGTCTCTGGAGCGACAAGATCATGCTCGGACTCATCCTTTTCATGTTCACCGTCGGCATTTATGTCGCCGCCGGAGCACAGTCCCGTGAACTGCACAACGCTCCCATAGCGTTTGTGGATAACGACCGCTCACCTCTGTCGGAACGTATCATCGATGCATTCTACCCTCCACATTTCAAACATCCTGAACATATTTCACAGCAGGAAATCGATCCCGGCATGGATGAAGGGCTCTACACCTTCGTGCTGGTTATCCCTCCCGAGTTCCAGCACGACGTGATCGCGGGAAAACTTCCGGAATTACAGGTCAACGTCGATGCAACCCGTATGACACAAGCATTTATCGGATCGAGCTATATCGGCAACATCGTCAACGGGGAGGTACTGGAATTTGTACGAGGATACAGAACATCGACATCTCCGCCCATCGATCTTGCCGTGAAGGTACGTTTCAACCCGAACCTCAACGGGATCTGGTTCGGAAGCGTCATGGAAATCATGACAAACATCACCATTCTCTCCATCATTCTCACAGGAGCGGCCTTGATCAGGGAACGGGAGCGGGGCACCATCGAGCACCTGCTCGTCATGCCGCTCACGCCTTTGGAAATCATGGGGGCAAAAGTCTGGGCCAACGGCATAGTGGTTCTTGCAAGCGCAATGCTCTCTTTGTTTCTTGTCGTCAAGGGCCTTTTCCAGGTGCCTGTCGCCGGCTCGATCACACTCTTCATGATCGGTGCGATGCTCCATCTTTTTTCGACGACATCCATCGGTATTTTTCTGGGAACCATCGCCAGGTCCATGCCTCAGTTCGGTTTGCTGATCATTCTTGTCATCCTGCCGATGCAACTGCTCTCAGGGGGAGTCACGCCACGTGAAAGCATGCCGGAAATTGTCCAGAACATCATGCTCATCTCCCCAACGACCCATTTTGTCAATTTTTCAAAAGCGATCATGTATCGCGGAGCTGGAATCAGCGTGGTCTGGAAACAATTTGCCGTCATAAGCCTCATCGGAACGGTATTTTTCCTCATAGCGCTTACCCGCTTCCGAAAAACCGTCGCGCAAACGCAACTGTAA
- a CDS encoding HlyD family secretion protein, translating to MNNEPAKRWIMIAGVAVAAALVVILLLLALRKPALPESIAFGNGRLEAIEYDIATKRAGKLEKVLVEEGDMVTAGQTLAIMEITELESLLHEAEANLDRAKESKKQARALVSQRNSEKNLAARDFSRSQKLFEADVISKQDMDSQTTRLQSATAALQAAQAMVAESDAAMAAARANIERVQTTIDDSFLKTPVKGRVLYKLAEAGEVLGAGSKALTVLDLNNTYMTIFLPTLQAGKTVTGSEARIVLDALPEQPLAATVSFVSPEAQFTPKEVETKTEREKLMFRIKVRLDTASSRYKDIPLKAGLPGMAYVKLDNDEQWPESLQIQVNK from the coding sequence ATGAACAATGAACCCGCCAAACGCTGGATAATGATAGCCGGTGTTGCTGTAGCCGCCGCTCTTGTGGTTATCCTGCTGCTGCTGGCGCTGCGAAAACCGGCATTACCAGAATCTATCGCATTCGGCAATGGCAGGCTGGAGGCAATCGAATACGATATCGCGACCAAACGCGCGGGAAAGCTGGAAAAAGTCCTGGTCGAAGAAGGCGACATGGTAACAGCGGGACAGACCCTTGCCATCATGGAAATAACGGAACTCGAATCACTGCTTCACGAGGCTGAAGCAAATCTCGACCGAGCAAAAGAGTCAAAAAAGCAGGCCAGAGCTCTCGTTTCACAACGCAACAGCGAAAAAAATCTGGCCGCCAGGGATTTTTCCCGATCGCAAAAGCTGTTTGAGGCCGATGTCATCTCGAAACAGGACATGGACAGCCAAACGACCCGGCTGCAGTCGGCAACCGCTGCACTTCAGGCCGCGCAAGCAATGGTTGCGGAAAGCGACGCCGCAATGGCGGCAGCGCGAGCAAATATCGAAAGAGTTCAAACAACCATCGACGACAGCTTCCTCAAGACGCCTGTAAAAGGACGGGTGCTTTACAAACTGGCTGAAGCGGGCGAGGTACTCGGAGCGGGAAGCAAAGCGCTTACCGTTCTCGATCTGAACAATACCTATATGACGATCTTCCTGCCGACGCTCCAGGCAGGGAAGACTGTCACAGGATCGGAAGCCCGTATCGTTCTCGACGCACTTCCTGAACAGCCCCTTGCGGCTACCGTTTCATTCGTGTCACCCGAAGCCCAGTTCACGCCCAAAGAGGTCGAAACAAAAACCGAGCGTGAAAAACTCATGTTCCGCATCAAGGTGAGACTCGATACCGCAAGCAGTCGGTATAAGGATATTCCGTTGAAAGCCGGGTTGCCGGGCATGGCGTATGTCAAGCTGGATAACGATGAACAATGGCCGGAAAGCCTGCAGATTCAGGTGAACAAATGA
- a CDS encoding baeRF3 domain-containing protein → MNTRLSDYPAVVFAAQEPPCLSVYQKTHRRHPDNQQDPIRFRNLVKKLDEALAGKYPKRMIESLLRPYYDLAEDHRFWNHTLDGIAVLGAPGMFKIYNLQEDVKDIAVVSDSFYTKPLVRIFQSHERYQVLSLTRNEIRLYEGTKNSLDEVPLAKGVPRTMVEALGDRITSPHQTVASYGGTKGPAMHHGHGAKKDEDEIDAERFFRIVDKSILERHSQRSRLPLVLAALPENQGVFRQVSQNPWLTENGIVMNPDALGNGALQEKAWSVVEPQIRERTAAMLDDYAEAHAANLASEDIEHIAAAAAAGKVSALFIDNDARIRGALDRQTGDITPDVSGEPAAGELLDDIGELVLQKGGSVRVVPSDVMPSRTGIAATFRF, encoded by the coding sequence ATGAATACGCGTCTTTCCGATTACCCCGCCGTTGTCTTCGCCGCACAGGAACCGCCCTGCCTTTCGGTCTACCAGAAAACCCATCGCAGACATCCCGACAACCAGCAGGACCCTATCAGGTTCAGGAACCTTGTGAAAAAACTCGATGAAGCCCTTGCCGGAAAGTACCCGAAGCGCATGATTGAATCGTTGCTGCGTCCGTATTACGATCTTGCGGAAGATCATCGCTTCTGGAACCACACGCTGGACGGAATCGCGGTTCTGGGCGCACCGGGCATGTTCAAAATCTACAACCTTCAGGAGGATGTGAAAGATATCGCGGTCGTTTCCGACAGTTTCTACACCAAGCCGCTCGTCAGGATCTTTCAGTCACACGAACGTTATCAGGTGCTCAGTCTGACCCGTAACGAGATTCGGCTGTACGAGGGGACAAAGAACTCGCTCGACGAGGTGCCTCTGGCAAAGGGGGTGCCGCGGACCATGGTCGAAGCTCTTGGCGACAGGATCACTTCACCCCATCAGACGGTGGCCTCGTACGGCGGAACGAAAGGGCCGGCCATGCATCATGGCCACGGCGCGAAAAAGGACGAGGACGAGATCGATGCGGAGCGCTTTTTCCGTATCGTCGACAAGTCGATACTGGAGCGCCATTCGCAGCGCTCCCGTCTTCCTCTCGTCTTGGCGGCACTGCCCGAAAACCAGGGGGTTTTCCGTCAGGTAAGCCAGAATCCATGGCTGACGGAGAATGGAATCGTCATGAATCCCGACGCACTGGGCAACGGTGCGCTTCAGGAAAAAGCCTGGTCGGTCGTCGAGCCCCAGATCAGGGAGCGAACGGCGGCCATGCTTGATGACTATGCCGAGGCGCATGCCGCGAACCTGGCTTCCGAGGATATCGAACATATCGCGGCCGCCGCGGCCGCAGGGAAAGTTTCGGCGCTTTTCATCGACAACGATGCGCGCATTCGGGGCGCCCTCGATCGACAAACCGGAGACATAACGCCGGATGTTTCCGGCGAACCTGCCGCCGGGGAACTCCTGGACGATATAGGCGAGCTGGTGCTGCAGAAAGGCGGCAGTGTCAGGGTCGTCCCATCTGACGTGATGCCGTCGCGAACCGGTATCGCCGCGACGTTCAGGTTTTGA
- a CDS encoding MarC family protein has translation MHDLLNHTLVMIGGYFAIMNPLANAAIFTAMTAGMEEREVKKTALQAVITALCIVLCFIVLGRLIFGFFGITLPALRIAGGIMVFFIGFDMMHGKQSGAHSPAEGSGPGEGRESVAISPLGIPVLAGPGTIAVSMSYSATGSTAEIAINAFVFTCMCALTYLFFLLGERIEGKLGRDGLKVVTQLMGLILAVIGIQMGIEGVAGALELLPQGFRG, from the coding sequence ATGCATGATCTCCTGAATCACACGCTCGTCATGATCGGCGGTTATTTCGCGATCATGAATCCTTTGGCAAATGCGGCTATCTTCACCGCCATGACCGCGGGCATGGAGGAGCGTGAAGTGAAAAAAACAGCTCTTCAGGCGGTGATCACCGCACTCTGCATCGTCCTGTGCTTCATTGTGCTCGGCAGGCTGATTTTCGGTTTTTTCGGTATAACGCTTCCCGCATTGCGTATCGCGGGCGGAATCATGGTGTTCTTTATCGGATTCGACATGATGCACGGAAAGCAGTCGGGGGCTCACTCTCCCGCTGAAGGCTCGGGACCGGGAGAGGGACGCGAATCCGTCGCGATAAGCCCTCTCGGGATCCCTGTTCTGGCTGGTCCCGGGACCATAGCGGTCTCCATGAGTTATTCTGCAACGGGCAGCACCGCTGAGATAGCCATCAACGCCTTCGTTTTCACTTGCATGTGCGCGCTGACCTATCTTTTTTTCCTGCTGGGTGAACGGATCGAGGGCAAGCTTGGACGTGACGGCCTCAAGGTAGTTACCCAGCTCATGGGGCTCATACTTGCGGTCATAGGTATCCAGATGGGTATCGAAGGCGTGGCCGGCGCCTTGGAACTGCTGCCTCAGGGCTTTCGGGGATAA
- a CDS encoding DUF4878 domain-containing protein, whose product MKHTVLPRLLLLSLFFLASCGDSPRSVARKFTENLAKGRTTEAKKYATEATGEMIDFASKLGAMPVKPDFRFVYVDRTVEGDRATVVYRESKDGPEEQIELVRVDGKWKVHMQPTK is encoded by the coding sequence ATGAAGCACACCGTTCTTCCCCGCCTGCTTTTGCTGTCACTTTTCTTCCTCGCGAGCTGCGGCGACAGTCCGCGGTCCGTGGCCAGGAAGTTTACCGAGAATCTTGCGAAAGGCAGGACTACCGAGGCCAAGAAGTACGCAACCGAGGCGACGGGCGAGATGATCGATTTTGCCAGCAAGCTCGGCGCCATGCCGGTCAAGCCCGATTTCCGTTTCGTCTATGTCGACAGGACAGTCGAAGGAGACAGGGCTACCGTAGTCTACAGGGAATCAAAGGACGGTCCCGAGGAACAGATTGAGCTCGTCAGGGTCGATGGCAAGTGGAAAGTGCACATGCAGCCGACGAAGTAG
- a CDS encoding YiiX/YebB-like N1pC/P60 family cysteine hydrolase — MLLFLSLLLVPVLTGPALPPPCVTHCAEISIGKLERLLVEGDVILRYGNGFWSPLCRDVSSREKRFSHAGIVVSGHDGLGVIHASGGEFTGSGAVSHEPLEAFLASAIDYSVYRIDNERVSGKRIAGNAAALIGRPFDRAFDLDDGGRRMYCTELVRDAVNNAAGFTVIGTTSVHGTAIVAPDDCYAHALFRKVADKTTFQGTGG; from the coding sequence GTGCTGCTTTTTTTGTCGCTGCTCCTCGTTCCGGTCTTGACGGGTCCCGCGCTTCCGCCGCCGTGCGTTACGCATTGCGCGGAGATTTCAATCGGAAAGCTCGAACGCCTTCTTGTGGAGGGAGATGTCATTCTTCGCTATGGAAACGGGTTCTGGTCTCCGTTGTGCAGGGATGTTTCCAGCCGTGAAAAGCGTTTCTCCCATGCGGGAATCGTCGTTAGCGGCCATGACGGACTCGGAGTCATCCACGCTTCAGGAGGCGAATTCACGGGGAGCGGAGCCGTGTCCCACGAGCCTCTCGAAGCGTTTCTTGCATCGGCGATCGATTACAGCGTCTACCGGATAGACAATGAAAGGGTTTCCGGAAAGAGGATAGCGGGCAATGCCGCCGCCCTTATCGGCCGTCCGTTCGATCGCGCTTTCGATCTCGACGACGGTGGACGCCGGATGTACTGTACGGAGCTGGTCAGGGATGCGGTCAACAACGCCGCCGGTTTTACAGTCATCGGAACTACATCCGTGCACGGCACGGCGATCGTCGCTCCTGACGACTGCTACGCACACGCCTTGTTTCGTAAGGTTGCCGACAAGACAACGTTTCAGGGAACCGGTGGATGA